The nucleotide sequence GAAAAACCTCCGATGCGGCTGCCCCTGCCGATGGACGTGCGGCCCCATATCTGCACGAAGGGGTCCACGGAGACGTCAGAGGAAATGGTCACCCTGGGACCGATCCAGACCGACGACGGGTCCAGCATCCGGACGCCCGCCGCGAGATGGGTGTCCACAATGCCCTCCCGGATCAGGGAGACCGCCTCGGAAAGCTGGCGGGGGGTGTTGATGCCCCGGAACTCGTCCTCGCTTCCGGAATTCACGGCGCGGACGATCAAGCCGTCCCGGACCATCATGGCGATGATGTCGGGAAGATAGTATTCTCCCTGGGCGTTTTCGTTGTCAAGACGGTAAATATGGGGAAGAAGGGAGGAGACTTTGAAAATGTAGATGCCGCTGTTGACTTCCGAGAGGAGCTTCTGCTCTTCGGAGGCGTCCTTCTCTTCCACGATGGACACCCCGTTCTGTGACCGGACGACCCTTCCGTAGCCGAAGGGGTTGGGGGCGTGGAAGCTGATGAAGGAACAGTCCGCCCCTTCCTTCTTGTGGTCCTCCACCAGCCGGGCGAGGGTGCCTTCGGTGAGCAGGGGGACATCCCCCGGAAGGACGAGCAGGTGGTCGAAACCAGCCCACCACTCCTTGGCGATCTGGACGGCATGGCCCGTGCCGAGCTGCTGGTGCTGCCAGATGGGGACCGTTCCGGGCCATTCCTCGGAAAGATAGTCCCTGACCATCTCGCCCTTGTGCCCCACCACGACCGCGGAGGCGTTCACGGCCCCCTCCGCCCCGAGCTGTTCGAGGACACGGAGGACGTAAAAGAGAACCGGCTGGTCAAGGGCAGGAAGCAGAACCTTCGGGAGGTCGCTCTTCATCCTGGTTCCCTTCCCCGCCGCAAGAACCAGAGCCCCTGTGACTCCTTCAGAGCCTGACAAAAGAATCAACACCTTTGTGTGTGAATTTTAGGCAACGACAAAAAAAGGGAGCCGCTCCTGGTCCCCTTACTCAATGCTGTCTGGCTGGGGTGGCTGGATTCGAACCAGCGATGGCGGATCCAAAGTCCGCTGCCTTGCCGCTTGGCTACACCCCATCGCAACCACAATATAGTAACAGAGGTTCTTGGGGTGTCAAGAAATACAACTTCTCTCAACATTTTCCCGGAACCTATTGTACTGCGAAAAGGTCCTGGTCCGAAACAGACCTGGAAAAAGCCGCCCCGAGCGAGCGGAGGGAATCCGGCCCCTGGTTTGTCATTCCGAACGGAATCTCAAGGATTGTCATCCTGAGCGGATGCGAAGGATCTCGCACTTGAGGCAGCTTGAGGTCCCTCCCCCCTTCAGGGATGCCCCGCGATCCCTTTGGTCGTTCGGGACGACAAGACTATTCATCATGAGCGGAACTTCAAGGATTGTCATCCTGAGCGGATGCGAAGGATCTCGCCCTTAAACCCCCTCAGCCCGAGATCCTTCCCTGCCCATTCTCGAGCAATTCCGCAACTCCAGGGAACTACTGCAGAACCTGCTTGTATTCCCCCCACTGTCCGATGTCGATCCATTTCCGGTGCACCGGGAAGACGCCGATCCTTCCGCCCTTTTCCCTGACCCGGCCGATGAGGTCCGGCATGTCAAGCTTTTCACCTTCACCGATGAGGTCGATGCACTCCGGTTCCAGGATATACACGCCGGTGTTCACGATCAGCGGGACGTCGGGCTTTTCCTCTATCGTTTCAAATTCGCCCCCCGAGAGATGAATGACGCCATAGGGAACACTCACTTTCTTCAGAGCCCCTATAATGGTGAAGGCATAGCCGTTTTCCCGGTGAAACTCAAGGGCGGAGAGGTAATCCACATCCACCAGGATGTCGCAGTTGCTCACGAAAAATGTTTTTGAAAGGCTGTCCTTCATCAGGGCGAGGCTCCCCGCAGTACCGAGAAATGTCTCTTCTTCCACGCAGGACACGGAGAAAGGCAGGTCACTCC is from Aminivibrio pyruvatiphilus and encodes:
- the glmU gene encoding bifunctional UDP-N-acetylglucosamine diphosphorylase/glucosamine-1-phosphate N-acetyltransferase GlmU, translating into MSGSEGVTGALVLAAGKGTRMKSDLPKVLLPALDQPVLFYVLRVLEQLGAEGAVNASAVVVGHKGEMVRDYLSEEWPGTVPIWQHQQLGTGHAVQIAKEWWAGFDHLLVLPGDVPLLTEGTLARLVEDHKKEGADCSFISFHAPNPFGYGRVVRSQNGVSIVEEKDASEEQKLLSEVNSGIYIFKVSSLLPHIYRLDNENAQGEYYLPDIIAMMVRDGLIVRAVNSGSEDEFRGINTPRQLSEAVSLIREGIVDTHLAAGVRMLDPSSVWIGPRVTISSDVSVDPFVQIWGRTSIGRGSRIGGFSVLRNMTLGCGAEVVSHAVLSDSVLGDGSKVGPFIVIRDGAEFAEKAQGGKFVEIKKSRIGRGSKVPHLAYMGDATVGEDTNIGAGTITCNYDGVNKNPTVIGDRCFVGSDTMLVAPVTLGDDTTTAAGSVVTQDVPDGALAVGRARQRNIEGWAERKRKTANGGGHQK